Proteins found in one Magnolia sinica isolate HGM2019 chromosome 5, MsV1, whole genome shotgun sequence genomic segment:
- the LOC131245896 gene encoding malate dehydrogenase, cytoplasmic isoform X1, producing MAKDPVRVLVTGAAGQIGYALVPMIARGVMLGPDQPVILHMLDIPPAAESLNGVKMELVDAAFPLLKGVVATTDVVEACTGVNVAVMVGGFPRKEGMERKDVMSKNVSIYKSQASALEKHAAANCKVLVVANPANTNALILKEFAPSIPEKNITCMTRLDHNRALGQISERLNIQVSDVKNVIIWGNHSSTQYPDVSHATVKTQGGEKPVKELVCDDEWLKGEFITTVQQRGAAIIKARKFSSALSAASGACDHIRDWVLGTPEGTFVSMGVYSDGSYNVPAGLIYSFPVTCRNGEWTIVQGLQIDEFSRKKLDATAEELTEEKALAYSCLS from the exons GACAAATCGGTTATGCTCTTGTCCCTATGATTGCTAGAGGAGTGATGTTGGGACCCGATCAGCCCGTAATTTTGCACATGCTTGATATTCCACCTGCTGCAGAGTCTTTGAATGGGGTAAAAATGGAGTTGGTTGATGCTGCATTTCCTCTTCTTAAAG GTGTGGTTGCTACAACCGATGTTGTTGAGGCTTGCACGGGCGTCAATGTAGCTGTCATGGTTGGTGGGTTCCCTAGGAAAGAAGGAATGGAAAGAAAAGACGTGATGTCGAAAAATGTCTCAATCTACAAGTCTCAAGCCTCTGCGTTAGAAAAGCATGCAGCTGCAAACTGCAAG GTGCTGGTTGTTGCTAACCCAGCTAACACCAATGCATTGATCTTGAAAGAGTTCGCTCCATCCATTCCTGAGAAAAACATTACATGCATGACACGGCTGGATCACAACAGGGCACTTGGCCAGATTTCGGAGAGGCTGAATATCCAAGTCAGTGATGTTAAAAATGTTATCATTTGGGGAAATCATTCTTCGACTCAGTACCCTGATGTCAGCCACGCAACTGTTAAAACACAAGGTGGAGAAAAGCCTGTTAAGGAGCTTGTTTGTGATGATGAATG GTTGAAAGGAGAATTCATTACCACTGTCCAACAACGGGGTGCTGCAATAATCAAAGCACGGAAGTTCTCCAGTGCTTTATCTGCTGCAAGCGGTGCTTGTGATCACATTCGTGATTGGGTGCTTGGGACCCCTGAG GGAACTTTTGTTTCCATGGGAGTATACTCTGATGGATCTTACAACGTACCAGCGGGCCTCATCTATTCTTTCCCGGTCACATGCCGCAATGGAGAATGGACTATTGTACAAG GACTTCAAATTGATGAATTTTCGAGGAAGAAACTTGATGCAACTGCAGAGGAGCTGACTGAGGAGAAGGCTCTGGCGTATTCATGCCTCTCTTAA
- the LOC131245896 gene encoding malate dehydrogenase, cytoplasmic isoform X2 — protein MAKDPVRVLVTGAAGQIGYALVPMIARGVMLGPDQPVILHMLDIPPAAESLNGVKMELVDAAFPLLKGVVATTDVVEACTGVNVAVMVGGFPRKEGMERKDVMSKNVSIYKSQASALEKHAAANCKVLVVANPANTNALILKEFAPSIPEKNITCMTRLDHNRALGQISERLNIQVSDVKNVIIWGNHSSTQYPDVSHATVKTQGGEKPVKELVCDDEWLKGEFITTVQQRGAAIIKARKFSSALSAASGACDHIRDWVLGTPEGTFVSMGVYSDGSYNVPAGLIYSFPVTCRNGEWTIVQGKLVGLDNLIDLEPAQEISLILKEKLG, from the exons GACAAATCGGTTATGCTCTTGTCCCTATGATTGCTAGAGGAGTGATGTTGGGACCCGATCAGCCCGTAATTTTGCACATGCTTGATATTCCACCTGCTGCAGAGTCTTTGAATGGGGTAAAAATGGAGTTGGTTGATGCTGCATTTCCTCTTCTTAAAG GTGTGGTTGCTACAACCGATGTTGTTGAGGCTTGCACGGGCGTCAATGTAGCTGTCATGGTTGGTGGGTTCCCTAGGAAAGAAGGAATGGAAAGAAAAGACGTGATGTCGAAAAATGTCTCAATCTACAAGTCTCAAGCCTCTGCGTTAGAAAAGCATGCAGCTGCAAACTGCAAG GTGCTGGTTGTTGCTAACCCAGCTAACACCAATGCATTGATCTTGAAAGAGTTCGCTCCATCCATTCCTGAGAAAAACATTACATGCATGACACGGCTGGATCACAACAGGGCACTTGGCCAGATTTCGGAGAGGCTGAATATCCAAGTCAGTGATGTTAAAAATGTTATCATTTGGGGAAATCATTCTTCGACTCAGTACCCTGATGTCAGCCACGCAACTGTTAAAACACAAGGTGGAGAAAAGCCTGTTAAGGAGCTTGTTTGTGATGATGAATG GTTGAAAGGAGAATTCATTACCACTGTCCAACAACGGGGTGCTGCAATAATCAAAGCACGGAAGTTCTCCAGTGCTTTATCTGCTGCAAGCGGTGCTTGTGATCACATTCGTGATTGGGTGCTTGGGACCCCTGAG GGAACTTTTGTTTCCATGGGAGTATACTCTGATGGATCTTACAACGTACCAGCGGGCCTCATCTATTCTTTCCCGGTCACATGCCGCAATGGAGAATGGACTATTGTACAAGGTAAGCTCGTTGGTCTGGATAACTTAATTGATCTTGAACCAGCTCAGGAAATTTCTTTGATATT AAAAGAGAAGCTTGGGTGA